The DNA window TCTACTGATTACAAGCCTAGCCACATAAGCCCTTTCACTTGGACCTCCCTCAAAGATGATGATAGGTGCCTCTCCTAGGATAATTCTGTTGAAAATAGACAAGCCGATCCCAAATAAATATATATCTCTGCAGGCTGATAACACATAGCCCTAGTATTTCTTTGTAGGCATAGCTATATATGTAATATCTATGTGCTACCAGCTATATATGGATCTTTATATCTACCCTTATAAACCTCGATCAAATAAGATCTATGGCAAAGATCTGATCAGTTCGTTGTGGAAGATCCCGGACCCCCAGATCCCCCCTTCTCCTCATATATAGCTTTAATCCTGTAGGATACATATCTATCCTCCGGCGAAAACCTAGGCGGGTGGGGATCTATTGTTTCTGAACCACAGATAGGGCATCTATCTTTGAGAGTATATCTGCCACATCTAATGCACTTTCTTATTAGGTGCTTCACTACTATCAGATCCCCTATGATCTTTCGAAGCTAAACTCTATACCAAGCTTCTTCGAAGCCTTATCAGCATATTCAAGTATGCTGGAGAGTATCTTTTCAAGCTCCTTATAGTCAGACCCCTCCAGGGTTAGCCTGTATCTTGGAGCGCCAAGGGTATATAGCTCTATCTTTATACCATCTTTAGAGTATCTATTCTCCACAAGGGATATTATTTCCTCGAAGAAGCTCTTCAACCTCTTTATACCATCGGGCGCCCTCGATCTAGCTGTTATAATCCCCGATATAGATACCCTTTTAATCTCCACATGCCTCCTCGCCTCCTCTATAAGGGTCTTTAGGATCTCCTCCTCAACCTCTATACCGCGTGCTGCCTCCTCACCCCTTATCGCCAGCTCCTCTATACCGGCCATGATCTCCTTATACTTATCCTCAAGCTTCCACCCAATCTTCTCATATATAGTCTCAACACTCATTCCAAGCCTCTTAGCAACGATCTCTAGGATGTTATGTGCCTTCTGAGCCCTCTTCCACAGAATCATCTTACTCCTCCTCTCCTCCTCACTCACCTTCTTCGTTGAAACATCAACCGCTGGGGGCTTCTTCGTCTTATCAACCCTTATAACCTTTGCCACAACCCTCTGACCCTCTCTAAGAACCTCCTTTATATCCTTGAAGTGTCTAGCAGTTATCTCACTCCATGGTAGAAAGGCTCTATAGCCTCTATACTCATCAAGCGTCACATATGCTCCGTAGTCGAAGATCTCTTTAACAGTTGCTACTACGAGCTCCCCAACATCTGGGATCTGCTTCCTCCTTAGAACCAGGATCTCACCCCAGGATCTTTATAATCTCGCCATAGATAATAGCCTTCCCACCAGTGCTCTTAACAAGCTGTGTTCCACATATAAAGCATCTAACGGGGAAGGTTGCGTGGTCGAAGATCACCTGCTCGTTTCCACATTGGGGGCATCTAACTCTTACAAACCTACTCTTAGGCTCGGGGATCAGGATCTTCCTCTTCTTCAACCCTTAACCACCTCCACAAGCTCGGCCTTCTTAAGCCTAATACCTTTTCTATGTAATATATATCCGCACTTCTGGCACTTGAGCTTTAAAACAGTTTTCTTCGTAACCTTAGCAAACCTCTTCTGCTCAGGCTTCCTCTTCGATCCATAGCCCTCCTGCTTAGCAAGATACCTCCTCTGACCCTCTGCAAGGGTTCTCCTCTTACCATGTTTATATATCGTTACGCTATGCTCTGTATGTGTTTTACACCTAGGGCAGTACGTGTTGATCGTCTTAGGAATCTTCAGCAGAACCACCCAATATGAGGTTTCCATTAGAAGTATAAAAGCTCTTCATCACAGCTTAGCTAGAATAATCTCGAAGATATGTTAATATATATCCCAAAACAGTGATCCACCTCTAGAGCTGGTGGGAGGAAAGTATCTTAGAGGCCACAGCTTTTACAGCCCTAGCCCTATGGCTTATCCTGTTTTTAACACTATATCCAAGGCGGGCCAGGGTCTCGCTATAGCCTTCCGGTATGAAGATCGGGTCATAGCCAAAGCCTTCAGAGCCATCTGGATTATATGCTATTGAGCCGCATAGC is part of the Sulfolobales archaeon genome and encodes:
- a CDS encoding RNA-protein complex protein Nop10, which produces MKHLIRKCIRCGRYTLKDRCPICGSETIDPHPPRFSPEDRYVSYRIKAIYEEKGGSGGPGSSTTN
- a CDS encoding 30S ribosomal protein S27e, with the translated sequence MKKRKILIPEPKSRFVRVRCPQCGNEQVIFDHATFPVRCFICGTQLVKSTGGKAIIYGEIIKILG
- a CDS encoding 50S ribosomal protein L44e — encoded protein: MKIPKTINTYCPRCKTHTEHSVTIYKHGKRRTLAEGQRRYLAKQEGYGSKRKPEQKRFAKVTKKTVLKLKCQKCGYILHRKGIRLKKAELVEVVKG
- a CDS encoding translation initiation factor IF-2 subunit alpha, translated to MLVLRRKQIPDVGELVVATVKEIFDYGAYVTLDEYRGYRAFLPWSEITARHFKDIKEVLREGQRVVAKVIRVDKTKKPPAVDVSTKKVSEEERRSKMILWKRAQKAHNILEIVAKRLGMSVETIYEKIGWKLEDKYKEIMAGIEELAIRGEEAARGIEVEEEILKTLIEEARRHVEIKRVSISGIITARSRAPDGIKRLKSFFEEIISLVENRYSKDGIKIELYTLGAPRYRLTLEGSDYKELEKILSSILEYADKASKKLGIEFSFERS